The following proteins come from a genomic window of Oculatellaceae cyanobacterium:
- a CDS encoding MoxR family ATPase — protein sequence MTDWKIFKGNREPHNDINRLPPPPSWRKFTNADDEIIQEIEKRWQQFYKGLDKDNREEQRGKSFQINADKTNDRNSVINMVNAALYLRRPLLVTGKPGTGKTSLAYAVAYELKLGSVLPWYITARSTLQEGLYRYDAIARLQDVQMGDKSKDIGRYIQLGALGTALLPSHRPRVLLIDEIDKSDINLPNDLLTLFEEGEFEIPELARISKNRVEVRTYDGIDVPVINGRIRCHNFPFIVLTNNGERDFPPAFLRRCLRLNMPYDPDATALKDIVKAHLGSEVLTQDETKIEDLIKKFIELRAGGDIATDQLLNAIYMVTREFKPEQEDEKDLVNVLLKYLTSAEDR from the coding sequence ATGACTGATTGGAAGATTTTTAAAGGAAATAGGGAACCACACAATGATATTAACCGCCTTCCTCCTCCTCCAAGTTGGCGTAAATTTACTAATGCTGATGATGAGATAATCCAAGAAATTGAGAAGCGCTGGCAACAGTTTTATAAAGGGTTAGATAAAGATAACAGAGAAGAACAACGGGGGAAAAGTTTTCAAATTAATGCTGATAAAACTAATGACCGAAATAGTGTCATTAATATGGTAAATGCTGCTTTGTATTTAAGGCGACCATTGTTAGTTACAGGTAAACCAGGAACGGGTAAAACTTCTTTAGCCTATGCCGTGGCTTACGAATTAAAATTGGGTTCAGTGTTGCCTTGGTATATTACTGCTCGTTCAACGTTACAGGAAGGATTATATCGCTATGATGCGATCGCTCGTCTTCAAGATGTGCAAATGGGGGATAAAAGCAAAGATATTGGTCGCTACATTCAGCTTGGCGCTTTGGGTACGGCGCTTCTTCCTTCCCACCGTCCTCGTGTATTGCTGATTGATGAAATAGATAAGAGTGATATTAATTTACCCAACGATTTACTCACTTTGTTTGAAGAGGGAGAATTTGAAATCCCTGAATTAGCGCGAATTTCTAAGAATCGGGTAGAGGTTCGCACTTATGATGGCATAGACGTACCCGTTATTAATGGACGAATACGCTGTCATAATTTTCCATTCATTGTCTTAACCAACAACGGCGAACGGGATTTTCCGCCCGCGTTTCTAAGGCGTTGTCTGCGGTTAAATATGCCCTACGATCCTGATGCAACGGCATTGAAGGATATCGTCAAAGCTCATTTGGGTAGTGAGGTGCTAACCCAAGATGAGACAAAAATAGAAGATTTAATCAAGAAGTTTATAGAATTGCGAGCAGGGGGGGATATTGCTACAGATCAACTCCTGAACGCGATTTATATGGTTACTCGTGAGTTTAAGCCAGAACAAGAAGATGAAAAGGATTTGGTTAATGTCTTACTGAAATACTTGACCAGTGCGGAGGACAGATGA